Proteins encoded within one genomic window of Mya arenaria isolate MELC-2E11 chromosome 13, ASM2691426v1:
- the LOC128213220 gene encoding uncharacterized protein LOC128213220, protein MKQLYLQAGCDPFKERVTGLNSSTSNSLLSYIIRGCSLINDTSFPVYVDIVESERNKTSEETDSGAVLYIVAVLVFYSAGIIVMIIKYLRREQRELEEERILEDFFRSMPAYKKEREQNNVNRVAIHAFHALTSFSYDEGEDDVYSSDGEEELPPCAETIEEEEGEHHESREFSQFPMSLNKSLEDLDIAYSRGSDAQLTDLVDTTNSSSELSGSNLEKETHL, encoded by the coding sequence ATGAAACAGTTGTATCTTCAAGCAGGTTGTGATCCCTTCAAGGAGCGGGTTACGGGTCTAAACAGCTCAACTTCAAACTCCCTTCTCTCCTACATCATTCGAGGATGTTCACTCATCAACGATACGTCATTTCCGGTGTATGTTGACATTGTTGAGAGTGAACGCAACAAAACCAGCGAAGAAACAGATTCCGGCGCAGTGTTATATATTGTTGCTGTTTTGGTGTTTTATTCTGCCGGAATAATTGTGAtgattattaagtatttaagaCGTGAGCAGAGAGAATTGGAGGAGGAACGTATCTTAGAAGACTTCTTTCGAAGTATGCCAGCATATAAAAAAGAACGTGAGCAAAACAATGTTAATCGCGTGGCAATACACGCATTTCATGCGCTGACGTCATTTTCTTACGACGAAGGTGAAGATGACGTGTACAGCTCAGACGGGGAGGAAGAGTTGCCACCGTGTGCGGAAACAATTGAAGAGGAGGAGGGTGAACATCACGAATCTCGTGAATTCTCACAGTTTCCAATGTCGTTAAATAAATCCCTCGAGGATTTAGATATTGCCTATTCACGAGGCTCAGACGCCCAGTTGACAGATTTAGTAGACACGACAAACAGTTCGTCGGAACTATCTGGTTCTAATTTGGAGAAAGAGACACATCTTTGA